In one Cervus elaphus chromosome 9, mCerEla1.1, whole genome shotgun sequence genomic region, the following are encoded:
- the LOC122700339 gene encoding LOW QUALITY PROTEIN: armadillo repeat-containing X-linked protein 5-like (The sequence of the model RefSeq protein was modified relative to this genomic sequence to represent the inferred CDS: inserted 1 base in 1 codon), whose product MRKLRLIQAEQVNEGAGTAWECGYGCKGRGGAGVGLKAGIRGPANTKAKAKIQAKAVAEAELKMGLVTQAKAGDGAVARXTVTYAEAMAMTRQVSKMESKTKTRVMAETKATPLTEPSVVSQTKSKAMPMSRLSAVTSYKVKAGAGSEANIGSKDNIGSRSQRRSEASIKLKFGDRAGTVTQFRDENEENVCSWFWTGEEPSVGSWFWPKEDNPFQVYKPPAKIQEKPKPTPKPELTIKQKAKAWSRARFSVLVPVDGGEQSLPPGGNWTLVDTLIETPLGIRPLTKILPYDGPYFQTLAELKKQVKYREKYRPNPKTCHCKSHVFSLEPKEFDKLVALLKLTRDPFIHDIATMIMGVSPAYPFTQDIIHDVGIIVRIENLVNNPNIKEHPRTLNMVDDNSESSGEPQIGELYINQISNDIIFYPLNSPVQLSGLKLLVQLSVNFEYHHIIVNYIPDFLTLLNKGSVKTKFYVLKVGLHLSKNQANTRELICAKVLSSLGAPFNKNESKANILNITEIFENINFQFKKKVKLFSKEEFTKYELISIFQGAKEFGQKLQDLAEHSDPEVRDKVIRLTLKL is encoded by the exons ATGAGAAAACTACGTCTCATCCAAGCGGAGCAGGTCAATGAAGGGGCGGGCACTGCTTGGGAGTGTGGATACGGGT GCAagggcagaggaggggctggggttgGCCTGAAAGCTGGCATCCGTGGCCCTGCCAACACTAAAGCCAAGGCTAAGATCCAAGCCAAGGCAGTGGCTGAGGCAGAACTGAAAATGGGACTGGTGACCCAGGCCAAGGCTGGGGATGGAGCAGTGGCCA ACACAGTGACCTATGCTGAGGCCATGGCTATGACAAGGCAAGTGAGCAAGATGGAATCTAAGACTAAGACTAGAGTCATGGCTGAGACCAAGGCAACCCCTCTGACAGAACCTAGTGTAGTGTCCCAAACCAAGTCAAAGGCCATGCCTATGTCCAGGCTCAGTGCTGTGACCAGTTATAAAGTGAAGGCAGGTGCTGGAAGTGAAGCCAATATCGGTTCCAAAGACAACATTGGGTCCAGGTCCCAGAGAAGGAGCGAGGCCAGCATCAAGTTGAAGTTTGGCGACAGAGCTGGTACTGTAACTCAGTTCCGAGATGAGAATGAGGAAAATGTCTGTTCTTGGTTTTGGACTGGAGAAGAGCCTAGTGTAGGATCCTGGTTCTGGCCTAAAGAAGACAACCCATTTCAAGTGTATAAGCCTCCAGCTAAAATCCAGGAAAAGCCTAAGCCTACACCCAAACCTGAACTTACtataaagcaaaaagcaaaagcatGGTCAAGAGCCAGGTTTTCTGTCCTAGTTCCAGTAGATGGAGGGGAGCAATCCTTACCTCCAGGAGGGAATTGGACTCTGGTTGATACCTTGATTGAAACTCCTCTAGGGATTCGACCTCTGACCAAAATCCTACCCTATGATGGGCCTTACTTTCAGACCTTAGCTGAGCTCAAAAAGCAGGTTAAGTATAGGGAAAAGTATAGGCCCAATCCAAAAACCTGTCACTGCAAATCACATGTTTTTAGTTTAGAGCCTAAAGAGTTTGATAAACTTGTTGCCCTACTTAAGTTAACTAGGGATCCTTTCATTCATGACATAGCTACAATGATAATGGGTGTCAGTCCTGCTTATCCATTTACCCAAGATATAATTCATGATGTAGGTATTATTGTTAGGATTGAAAACTTGGTCAATAATCCCAATATTAAAGAACACCCTAGAACTTTAAATATGGTGGATGACAACTCTGAGTCTTCTGGAGAACCACAAATAGGAGAGTTGTACATAAATCAAATTAGTAACGACATAATCTTTTATCCTTTGAACTCCCCTGTGCAACTGTCTGGACTAAAATTATTAGTGCAGCTGAGTGTAAACTTTGAGTACCACCATATAATTGTCAATTACATTCCAGATTTCCTCACTTTGTTAAACAAGGGAAGTGTCAAAAccaagttttatgttttaaaagtggGTTTGCACTTGTCTAAAAATCAAGCCAATACAAGAGAACTGATCTGTGCCAAAGTGTTGTCATCATTGGGTGCGCCCTTTAACAAAAATGAGTCAAAGGCCAATATTCTTAATATCACTGAAATATTTGAGAACATaaatttccaatttaaaaagaagGTGAAGCTATTTAGCAAGGAAGAGTTCACAAAATATGAACTTATTTCCATATTTCAGGGAGCAAAAGAGTTTGGTCAGAAACTACAAGACTTAGCAGAGCACAGTGATCCTGAGGTGAGAGATAAAGTTATAAGATTAACACTCAAACTCTGA
- the LOC122700891 gene encoding olfactory receptor 7D4-like has translation MEPGNQTRVLEFLLLGFSQDSEEQHILFELFLSVFVVTVLGNLLIILAISSDSQLHTPMYFFLCNLSFADVCFTSTTVPKMLVNIQTQSKSISYAGCITQMYFFMVFGGMDTFLLTVMAYDRYVAICHPLHYTVIMNPCLCGLLVLVSWFTSSSYSVIQSLLMLRLSFCTNWVIPHFYCELAQVLTLACSDTLINYILLYMVIGFLGIVPFSGILFSYTCIVSSILRIPSAHGKYKAFSTCASHLSVVSLFYGTGLGVYLSSDSSSWRGMIASVMYTVVTPMLNPFIYSLRNRDIKRALQKVFARTLCRLTLRSV, from the exons ATGGAACCAGGAAATCAAACACGTGTTTTAGAATTTTTACTCCTGGGATTTTCCCAAGACTCAGAGGAGCAACACATCTTATTTGAGCTATTTCTATCTGTGTTTGTGGTCACTGTCCTTGGGaacctgctcatcatcctggcTATCAGCTCAGACTCCCaactccacacccccatgtacttcttcctctgtaACCTGTCCTTTGCCGATGTCTGTTTCACTTCCACCACAGTCCCAAAGATGCTGGTGAACATCCAGACACAGAGCAAATCCATCAGCTATGCAGGCTGCATCACCCAGATGTATTTTTTCATGGTTTTTGGAGGTATGGACACTTTTCTCCTgactgtgatggcctatgaccgctatgtggccatctgtcacCCCCTGCACTACACAGTCATCATGAACCCTTGCCTCTGTGGCCTGCTGGTTCTGGTGTCTTGGTTCACCAGCTCGTCATACTCCGTGATCCAGAGTCTGTTGATGTTGCGGCTGTCCTTCTGTACCAACTGGGTCATTCCACACTTTTATTGTGAACTTGCTCAGGTCCTCACACTTGCCTGCTCAGACACACTCATCAATTACATCCTGCTGTATATGGTGATTGGCTTTCTCGGCATTGTTCCCTTCTCAGGGATCCTTTTCTCCTACACCTGCATTGTCTCCTCCATTCTGAGAATCCCATCAGCTCATGGGAAATATAAGGCATTTTCTACCTGTGCGTCTCACCTGTCCGTGGTTTCTTTGTTCTATGGGACAGGCCTTGGTGTGTATCTCAGTTCTGATTCATCTTCCTGGAGAGGCATGATCGCCTCGgtgatgtacactgtggtcacCCCCATGTTGAACCCgttcatctacagcctgaggaacaggGACATCAAGAGGGCTCTACAAAAAGTCTTTGCAAGAACACTCTGT aggttgactttgagatctgtg
- the LOC122700350 gene encoding olfactory receptor 7D4-like, producing MEPGNQTRVLEFLLLGFSQDSEKQHILFGLFLSVFVVTVLGNLLIILAISSDPRVHTPMYFFLSNLSLADIGFISTTVPKMIVNIQTQSKSISYAGCITQMYFFMVFGGVDTFLLTVMAYDRFVAICHPLHYTVIMNPCLCGLLVLVSWFTSLSYSVIQSLLMLRLSFCTNWVIPHFYCELAQVLTLACSDTLINYILLYMVTGFLGFVPFSGILFSYTRIVSSILRIPSAHGKYKAFSTCASHLSVVSLFYGTGLGVYLSSDSSSWRGMIASVMYTVVTPMLNPFIYSLRNRDIKRALQKVFARTLCVHRWEHRSKGFEPTVIAVVG from the coding sequence ATGGAACCAGGAAATCAAACACGTGTTTTAGAGTTTTTACTCCTGGGATTTTCCCAGGACTCAGAAAAGCAGCACATCTTATTTGGGCTGTTTCTATCTGTGTTTGTGGTCACTGTGCTTGGGAATCTGCTCATCATCCTGGCCATCAGCTCAGACCCCCGtgtccacacccccatgtacttcttcctctccaacttGTCCTTGGCTGACATTGGTTTCATCTCCACCACAGTCCCCAAAATGATTGTGAACATCCAGACACAGAGCAAATCCATCAGCTATGCAGGCTGCATCACACAGATGTATTTTTTCATGGTTTTTGGAGGTGTGGACACTTTTCTGCTgactgtgatggcctatgaccgctttgTGGCCATCTGTCACCCTCTACACTACACAGTCATCATGAACCCTTGCCTCTGTGGCCTGCTGGTTCTGGTGTCTTGGTTCACCAGCTTGTCATACTCCGTGATCCAGAGTCTGTTGATGTTGCGGCTGTCCTTCTGTACCAACTGGGTCATTCCACACTTTTATTGTGAACTTGCTCAGGTCCTCACACTTGCCTGCTCAGACACACTCATCAATTACATCTTGCTGTATATGGTGACTGGATTTCTTGGCTTCGTTCCCTTCTCAGGGATCCTTTTCTCCTACACCCGCATTGTCTCCTCCATTCTGAGAATCCCATCAGCTCATGGGAAATATAAGGCATTTTCTACCTGTGCATCTCACCTGTCTGTGGTTTCTTTGTTCTATGGGACAGGCCTTGGTGTGTATCTCAGTTCTGATTCATCTTCCTGGAGAGGCATGATCGCCTCGgtgatgtacactgtggtcacTCCCATGCTGAACCCtttcatctacagcctgaggaacagaGACATCAAGAGGGCTCTACAAAAAGTCTTTGCAAGAACACTCTGTGTTCATCGCTGGGAACACAGATCCAAGGGTTTTGAGCCGACAGTGATAGCAGTAGTGGGCTAA